In Montipora foliosa isolate CH-2021 chromosome 13, ASM3666993v2, whole genome shotgun sequence, one DNA window encodes the following:
- the LOC137983410 gene encoding putative nuclease HARBI1 — MDSVLFDELCEKLTPLIGKKNTVMRDAISAHDRLCVTLRFLASGCSYQDLMYSFRISVSSISKIIPEVCEALYNVLRDEYLQPPSSKQHWEQIAEEFESKWQFPHAVGAIDGKHINMRAPPNSGSEYFNYKKQFSIVLLAIADANAKFISFDLGSPGSQSDGGIFKDSCLGNTCKSNHFPEPANLGERTTPIPYFLLGDDAFALDRNLMKPFPHRTAMGDEKIFNYRLSRARRIVENAFGLLCTRFRLLLRTLELDVPNAMQVVRACIALHNFLMTRKDKCYSAPGSIDNEDEFGNVVPGSWRNQIGSDNICDLRSDPSARSSTVQAREVRDDLKDYFFKEGAISFQWAMTS, encoded by the coding sequence TATGTGTTACCTTGAGATTTTTGGCATCAGGTTGCTCATACCAAGATCTCATGTATAGCTTTCGCATATCTGTTTCATCTATTTCAAAAATCATACCTGAGGTGTGTGAAGCCCTGTATAATGTTTTGAGGGATGAATACCTACAGCCACCAAGTTCAAAACAACATTGGGAACAAATTGCAGAGGAATTTGAATCCAAATGGCAGTTTCCACATGCAGTTGGAGCCATAGATGGAAAACATATTAACATGCGTGCTCCCCCAAACTCAGGCTCTGAGTACTTCAACTACAAAAAGCAATTCAGTATTGTTCTCCTAGCTATAGCTGATGCCAATGCTAAATTTATTTCGTTCGATCTCGGCTCACCAGGAAGCCAGTCTGATGGGGGAATTTTTAAGGACAGTTGCCTAGGAAATACGTGCAAGTCAAACCATTTCCCAGAACCAGCTAACCTTGGAGAAAGAACAACACCAATACCTTATTTTTTGTTGGGCGATGATGCTTTTGCCTTAGATCGAAATCTAATGAAGCCATTTCCACACCGAACAGCAATGGGTGACGAGAAAATATTCAATTATCGCCTATCAAGAGCGAGGAGGATTGTGGAAAACGCTTTTGGATTGCTGTGCACTCGATTTAGATTGCTACTGAGAACACTAGAGTTGGATGTTCCAAATGCAATGCAAGTAGTGCGTGCTTGCATTGCATTACACAACTTTCTGATGACCAGGAAGGACAAATGCTACTCAGCTCCAGGCTCCATCGACAATGAGGATGAATTTGGTAATGTTGTGCCAGGATCGTGGAGAAACCAAATAGGCAGTGATAACATTTGTGACCTACGCTCGGATCCTAGTGCCCGTTCATCAACAGTTCAAGCAAGAGAAGTTCGGGATGATCTCAAAGACTACTTCTTTAAAGAAGGTGCCATCAGTTTTCAGTGGGCAATGACCAGCTGA